One window from the genome of Rhodopirellula halodulae encodes:
- the trpS gene encoding tryptophan--tRNA ligase, whose amino-acid sequence MRVLSGIQPTGRPHWGNYFGAIRQYIDLQEDNEGFYFIADLHALTTVRDPEVLRENVLNAALDLLALGLDPSKASLFVQSDIPEVAELTWLLMTGAPMGLLERCHAYKEKKAKGLPADAGLFTYPVLMAADILAYDSQIVPVGVDQVQHIEVCRDLAGSFHHAFGETFVLPKAKTLDVGAKVPGTDGQKMSKSYDNTLPLFGEVKKIRKQIMRIVTDSRPMEDPKEPDDDHLFQLYQLFAGPEDVAAMAAKYRAGGFGYGEIKKAVADVSEEYFAPARAKREELEADLDSVRDVLAEGAKRAREVAASVLERARRNCGLR is encoded by the coding sequence ATGCGAGTGCTTTCGGGAATCCAACCGACTGGTCGTCCTCACTGGGGGAACTACTTTGGTGCGATTCGCCAATACATTGATCTGCAAGAGGACAATGAGGGCTTCTATTTCATTGCCGATCTGCACGCCTTGACCACGGTCCGCGATCCTGAGGTGCTGCGAGAAAACGTGCTCAACGCCGCGTTGGATTTGCTGGCGTTGGGACTGGATCCCAGCAAGGCCAGCTTGTTCGTTCAGTCAGATATTCCCGAGGTGGCCGAGCTGACTTGGTTGCTGATGACCGGGGCGCCGATGGGATTGCTGGAACGCTGTCACGCTTACAAAGAAAAGAAAGCCAAAGGGCTGCCCGCCGATGCCGGGCTCTTCACCTATCCCGTGCTGATGGCGGCGGACATTCTTGCCTACGATTCACAGATCGTTCCTGTCGGTGTGGACCAGGTTCAGCACATCGAAGTTTGTCGCGATTTGGCGGGTTCGTTCCATCATGCATTCGGCGAAACGTTTGTGTTGCCGAAGGCGAAGACGTTGGACGTGGGAGCCAAGGTCCCCGGTACCGACGGTCAGAAAATGAGCAAGAGTTACGACAACACGTTGCCCCTGTTTGGCGAGGTGAAAAAGATCCGCAAGCAAATCATGCGGATCGTGACCGATAGTCGGCCGATGGAAGATCCGAAGGAACCAGACGACGACCATCTGTTCCAGTTGTACCAGCTGTTTGCCGGGCCCGAGGACGTGGCGGCGATGGCGGCGAAGTATCGCGCCGGCGGTTTTGGCTATGGCGAGATCAAGAAAGCCGTCGCGGATGTCAGTGAAGAGTACTTCGCCCCCGCGCGCGCCAAGCGTGAAGAGTTGGAAGCCGATTTGGATTCCGTCCGAGATGTTTTGGCGGAAGGTGCAAAGCGTGCACGCGAAGTCGCCGCGAGTGTGCTGGAGCGTGCTCGTAGAAATTGTGGGCTGAGATAG
- the acpS gene encoding holo-ACP synthase: MAIVAVGTEIVQCARIAQMIQQHGEQFLERVFTAAEIDHCAQRPDATGHFSRRWAAKQAVFKALRCHRRGVSWTEIEIATHPNEGPSIQLHGIAASLAEEAEIDVIHLSLGGCRTQAIAYVVLCD, encoded by the coding sequence ATGGCCATCGTCGCTGTCGGAACGGAGATTGTTCAGTGTGCTCGGATCGCACAAATGATCCAACAGCATGGCGAGCAATTTTTAGAACGCGTTTTCACCGCAGCCGAGATTGACCACTGTGCTCAGCGGCCCGATGCGACCGGGCATTTCTCTCGTCGATGGGCCGCCAAACAAGCTGTTTTCAAAGCGTTGCGTTGCCACCGTCGAGGCGTGAGCTGGACGGAGATCGAAATCGCAACGCATCCCAACGAAGGGCCATCGATTCAGCTACATGGAATCGCAGCCTCGCTGGCAGAAGAGGCTGAGATTGATGTGATTCATCTCAGTCTCGGGGGCTGTCGAACGCAGGCCATCGCATACGTCGTGCTATGCGATTGA
- a CDS encoding fasciclin domain-containing protein, with the protein MKKLMLAALALFVLPATVQADHHKETAKKNIVETAVAAKFNTLVAAVEAGGLVETLSGEGPFTVFAPTDEAFGKLPKGTLETLLKPENKDQLVQILKYHVVAAKVPAAKVVELKKADTLAGEVTIEVKDGTVMLNDKVKVVKTDVMATNGVIHVIDTVLLPPSK; encoded by the coding sequence ATGAAGAAATTGATGTTGGCTGCTCTGGCCCTGTTCGTTTTGCCCGCCACCGTTCAAGCGGATCACCACAAGGAAACCGCTAAGAAAAACATCGTTGAAACCGCTGTGGCAGCGAAGTTCAACACTTTGGTCGCCGCTGTCGAAGCCGGCGGGTTGGTGGAAACCTTAAGCGGCGAAGGCCCATTCACAGTGTTCGCCCCGACCGATGAAGCCTTTGGCAAATTGCCAAAAGGAACGCTGGAAACCTTGCTGAAACCCGAGAATAAAGATCAGCTCGTTCAAATTCTCAAGTACCACGTCGTGGCAGCAAAGGTTCCCGCTGCAAAGGTGGTTGAGCTGAAGAAGGCAGACACCTTGGCCGGCGAAGTGACCATCGAGGTCAAAGACGGAACCGTGATGCTCAACGACAAAGTGAAGGTCGTCAAAACCGATGTCATGGCAACCAACGGTGTGATCCACGTGATCGACACTGTCCTGTTGCCACCAAGCAAGTAA
- a CDS encoding GNAT family N-acetyltransferase, with the protein MKPESFAAELTDLETTPIGSARHDSQPGRLSTQPSPHRLGSLDTTADHISVLPLADLGPAELERWEQIRSTRDEFAPPFFASRFAAAVNSVRGDVWVAVFRSSNNDPIGFFPFHRIRGIGLPVGRFLNDAQNVVAARELSVDWSELAKAAQVRAFDLHAIVGGAPEWTDRYHLQTTKAFRADLGNDSESYLRNLQKEHRTIAKQGQKTRKLAREVGPIRLELDCRCPDILKQTIQWKRDQYQRTHILDLFLPDWTRELIQTLYENELSLDGIPENSPLSEHFANDSLRGICSVLWAGDRPVATHIGTIERGRLHYWFPTYDPSFSKYSPGTALFTEIIRNASSHGIHCVDMGYGEQPYKQKQTATTTTVAHGTITDSCWHRFAFHAEATMVQALKRVPMKETVKRAIRTINPAAGIRKLK; encoded by the coding sequence TTGAAGCCGGAATCATTCGCCGCTGAACTCACCGACTTGGAAACCACTCCAATCGGCTCAGCACGCCACGACAGCCAACCGGGAAGGCTGAGCACTCAACCTTCCCCACACAGGCTTGGCTCCCTGGACACCACCGCCGATCATATCTCTGTCCTACCGCTGGCTGATCTCGGCCCGGCGGAATTGGAACGTTGGGAACAAATCCGCAGCACGAGAGACGAATTCGCGCCGCCGTTTTTTGCTTCGCGGTTCGCCGCCGCCGTCAACTCCGTCCGGGGTGATGTCTGGGTCGCGGTTTTTCGATCCAGCAACAACGACCCAATCGGGTTCTTTCCATTTCATCGGATCCGTGGCATCGGTCTGCCAGTCGGACGTTTCCTCAACGATGCCCAGAACGTGGTCGCCGCTCGAGAACTTTCCGTCGATTGGTCGGAACTAGCAAAGGCCGCTCAAGTACGCGCATTTGATTTGCACGCGATCGTTGGGGGCGCCCCGGAGTGGACAGATCGCTATCACTTGCAAACGACCAAAGCCTTTCGCGCGGACCTCGGCAACGATTCAGAGTCCTATCTGCGTAACTTGCAAAAGGAACACCGGACGATCGCCAAACAAGGGCAGAAGACACGCAAACTCGCTCGCGAGGTGGGTCCTATCCGACTGGAACTCGACTGCCGTTGCCCTGACATCCTGAAGCAAACCATTCAGTGGAAAAGAGACCAGTACCAGCGAACACACATCCTGGATCTGTTCTTACCTGACTGGACCCGCGAGCTGATTCAGACACTCTACGAAAACGAACTCTCGCTCGATGGCATTCCGGAGAATTCGCCACTGAGCGAACACTTCGCCAACGACTCACTGCGCGGCATCTGCTCCGTTCTTTGGGCAGGTGACCGACCGGTCGCAACGCACATTGGGACGATCGAACGAGGAAGGCTGCACTACTGGTTCCCAACGTACGATCCATCGTTCTCGAAATATTCCCCGGGAACGGCACTCTTTACCGAGATCATCCGCAACGCGTCGTCGCATGGCATTCACTGCGTCGACATGGGATACGGCGAGCAACCGTACAAGCAAAAACAGACGGCGACAACGACCACGGTTGCCCATGGAACCATCACCGATTCCTGCTGGCATCGCTTTGCCTTTCACGCCGAAGCCACCATGGTTCAGGCTCTCAAGCGAGTCCCCATGAAGGAGACGGTCAAACGTGCGATCCGCACCATCAATCCCGCTGCAGGGATTCGAAAACTAAAATAG
- the ykgO gene encoding type B 50S ribosomal protein L36 produces MKVVSSIGALKYRHPDCQVVKRRGRIYVICKSNPKFKVRQGGAKVKKARR; encoded by the coding sequence ATGAAGGTCGTTAGTAGCATTGGAGCGTTGAAGTACCGCCACCCGGACTGCCAGGTGGTCAAACGCCGTGGACGTATTTACGTGATTTGCAAGAGCAATCCAAAGTTCAAGGTCCGCCAAGGCGGTGCTAAGGTTAAGAAAGCCCGACGCTAA
- a CDS encoding FHA domain-containing protein produces MSSVTIKVLHGADRGKVFEGIEPPLTIGREEGNDIQLNDERVSRCHLKIQRDNERLVLTDLDSTNGTKVNGAECQLKILRHGDLVAVGRSLLLLGSEEQIAARLQAIGGGSKGAIQRDVKSSDESVGVDFRQDPKSPIPVDALHVEDLPAIPDDLTPGQKAQLCEILDYLQSRLERLIDSATTQEETEQVLLQQAAWQRLLDVQARLATLNRKITDPQWP; encoded by the coding sequence GTGTCAAGCGTAACGATCAAAGTCCTGCACGGCGCCGACCGTGGCAAGGTCTTCGAGGGAATCGAGCCTCCTTTGACCATCGGACGGGAAGAAGGAAACGACATTCAACTCAATGACGAACGTGTCAGCCGCTGTCATCTGAAGATTCAACGCGACAACGAACGTTTGGTGTTGACCGATTTGGACAGTACCAACGGAACCAAAGTCAACGGTGCCGAGTGCCAGCTGAAGATCCTTCGTCACGGCGATCTTGTCGCCGTTGGACGCAGTTTGTTGTTGCTGGGTTCAGAAGAACAAATCGCCGCTCGGTTGCAGGCAATCGGTGGTGGAAGCAAGGGAGCCATTCAACGAGACGTGAAATCCTCGGATGAATCGGTGGGTGTCGATTTTCGCCAAGACCCAAAATCCCCCATTCCGGTCGATGCGTTGCATGTGGAAGATCTGCCTGCAATTCCCGACGATTTGACTCCTGGCCAGAAAGCACAACTGTGCGAAATCCTGGATTACCTACAATCTCGTCTGGAAAGATTGATCGATTCCGCGACGACCCAGGAAGAAACGGAACAAGTCCTGCTGCAACAGGCTGCCTGGCAGCGTCTGCTCGACGTGCAAGCACGCCTGGCGACCCTGAATCGAAAAATCACCGACCCGCAGTGGCCCTGA
- a CDS encoding class I SAM-dependent rRNA methyltransferase, whose product MVTFNLMQPNSASTDASHWQIRTRPNRHFPFLSRHPWVLASTLAHDTLRPILRNDASDQAPQASANDSAQPTAPQPKCGDVVDLLDHDGNWIARGLINPESRLRIRLYVFAKELAIDSQLWSSRIDQAVARRRLMGTANPEGGERLIFSESDLLSGLIVDRYADCLSVQFTGAVLLPFAKHLVQEVQSAAAKHGTPCTKVLVRMDEATVKHEKVSEDDLRQLESLTSIEETDSTVWYQHNGLEMAIDLQDGQKTGGYLDQQNNHAAAAAYMKGRRVLDICTYTGGFALAAARAGASEVVAVDSSERALAIAQRNAERNQLTNVRFEQGDCFHDLKERHQRGEQFDAIILDPPRFAGSRKQTEAALRAYTRLNASAVDLLPPGGMLVTCSCSGRVSRSDFLNMLVDVGRKRRRDLVVLESRGPSPDHVFAISCPESDYLKCIVVQVM is encoded by the coding sequence TTGGTGACTTTCAACCTGATGCAACCCAACTCCGCCTCCACCGATGCGTCCCATTGGCAAATTCGCACGCGTCCCAATCGCCACTTCCCGTTTCTTTCGCGACATCCTTGGGTGTTGGCGAGCACGCTGGCTCACGACACCCTGAGACCTATTCTCAGAAATGACGCAAGCGACCAAGCACCGCAAGCTTCTGCGAACGACTCCGCCCAACCGACGGCTCCTCAACCCAAATGCGGTGATGTCGTCGATCTGTTGGATCACGATGGCAATTGGATCGCGCGTGGGTTGATCAATCCCGAAAGTCGGTTGCGGATCCGTCTGTACGTTTTCGCGAAAGAGTTGGCGATTGATTCGCAACTTTGGTCCAGCCGGATCGATCAAGCCGTTGCCCGCCGGCGTTTGATGGGCACTGCCAATCCCGAAGGCGGCGAGCGTTTGATTTTCAGCGAGTCAGACTTGTTGAGTGGATTGATTGTCGATCGCTACGCGGATTGCCTGAGCGTTCAATTCACGGGCGCCGTGCTGCTACCATTTGCCAAACACTTGGTCCAAGAAGTCCAGTCGGCTGCGGCCAAGCACGGCACCCCATGCACCAAGGTTTTGGTGCGAATGGATGAGGCAACGGTCAAGCACGAAAAGGTCAGCGAGGATGACCTTCGCCAGTTGGAATCACTGACGTCCATCGAAGAAACGGACTCAACCGTTTGGTATCAGCACAACGGATTGGAGATGGCGATTGATCTGCAAGACGGTCAAAAGACAGGCGGCTATCTCGACCAACAAAACAACCATGCGGCTGCAGCGGCTTACATGAAAGGTCGGCGGGTCCTGGATATCTGCACCTACACCGGCGGGTTCGCCTTGGCCGCGGCTCGGGCAGGTGCGTCGGAAGTCGTGGCCGTGGATAGCAGCGAACGAGCCTTGGCAATTGCCCAGCGAAATGCGGAGCGGAATCAACTGACCAACGTTCGGTTCGAACAAGGCGACTGCTTTCACGATTTGAAAGAGCGTCATCAAAGGGGCGAGCAGTTTGACGCGATCATCCTCGACCCGCCACGCTTTGCGGGATCGCGCAAACAGACCGAAGCCGCCCTACGAGCCTACACTCGGCTCAATGCGTCCGCGGTGGACCTGCTCCCTCCGGGGGGAATGCTGGTCACCTGCAGTTGTTCCGGACGGGTTTCTCGGTCCGACTTTCTGAACATGTTGGTTGATGTCGGTCGAAAACGACGACGAGACTTGGTTGTTCTGGAAAGTCGCGGTCCCTCCCCGGACCATGTTTTCGCGATCTCTTGTCCAGAAAGCGACTACTTGAAGTGCATCGTTGTTCAGGTGATGTAA
- a CDS encoding ferredoxin family protein, with product MHVVAEPCSGCKYTDCVVVCPVECFYEGEQMLYIHPEECIDCEACVPECPVEAIFHEDNLPEEWQSYIELNAEKAEECEVITEKKEPLADN from the coding sequence ATGCACGTCGTTGCTGAACCCTGCTCCGGATGCAAATACACCGATTGCGTCGTCGTGTGCCCCGTCGAATGTTTCTACGAGGGTGAGCAGATGTTGTATATCCACCCTGAAGAGTGCATCGACTGCGAAGCTTGCGTTCCCGAATGTCCCGTCGAGGCGATCTTTCACGAAGACAACCTGCCCGAAGAATGGCAGAGCTACATCGAGCTGAACGCTGAGAAGGCTGAGGAATGCGAAGTCATTACCGAAAAGAAAGAGCCTCTCGCGGACAACTGA
- a CDS encoding lysylphosphatidylglycerol synthase domain-containing protein, with amino-acid sequence MVALVLAAKDAVQRWQMEVAAVRSEVDLLDQQLSPKHVGGEVSAELPGHERTQLIEQRERLLKSLPTWSNVSVGALSLAAAFYALGLLPPALVLHAALRGFGVRCSLLRTTAAQLLGHLGKYVPGKAVVVVLRVSAIVAGGELIPRGELVPRETLVSSEMTSASPESKRSLIGRATSCVFFETLLMMSVGGALAGVLMWSTPLPQWVKWAASLMAIAASIPTLPPVMRRVIAIVSRRRANAKNAGLDSPETAAPPKEDLSTAITWPRLMLGWFWSLCSWCLIGLSFACVMKSIPAYNGLPIAGHLLVVATAAISLGMVLGFASLLPGGAGVREWVTLIVLGTVTDPTHALLCVITARILFIVVESAMALVSHFALRAMSPASA; translated from the coding sequence ATGGTGGCTTTGGTGCTGGCCGCGAAAGACGCGGTGCAGCGTTGGCAGATGGAGGTGGCGGCTGTTCGATCCGAAGTCGATCTTCTGGACCAGCAACTGTCGCCAAAGCACGTCGGTGGCGAGGTCTCGGCAGAATTGCCGGGGCATGAACGCACTCAACTGATTGAGCAACGCGAACGTTTGTTGAAATCGCTTCCGACGTGGAGCAACGTATCGGTGGGTGCTCTGTCGCTGGCCGCGGCTTTTTATGCGTTGGGATTGCTGCCGCCCGCATTGGTTCTGCATGCGGCACTGCGTGGGTTCGGTGTGCGGTGCTCGTTGCTTCGAACAACGGCGGCACAATTGCTCGGGCATCTGGGCAAGTATGTTCCCGGCAAAGCGGTCGTGGTGGTGTTGAGGGTTTCAGCCATCGTCGCCGGTGGCGAGCTGATTCCGCGCGGCGAACTCGTTCCGCGAGAAACACTTGTTTCATCCGAAATGACTTCTGCCTCACCGGAGTCCAAACGAAGCTTGATTGGCAGAGCGACCTCGTGCGTCTTTTTCGAAACCCTGTTGATGATGTCCGTCGGTGGTGCTTTGGCCGGTGTCCTGATGTGGTCGACGCCGCTTCCCCAGTGGGTGAAATGGGCTGCTTCGTTGATGGCAATTGCCGCTTCGATTCCAACCTTGCCGCCCGTCATGCGACGGGTGATCGCCATCGTCAGTCGACGCCGGGCCAATGCCAAAAACGCCGGACTCGATTCACCCGAAACCGCCGCACCGCCCAAAGAGGATCTGTCGACGGCAATCACTTGGCCACGGTTGATGCTCGGATGGTTCTGGTCCCTGTGTTCTTGGTGCTTGATCGGTTTGTCGTTCGCTTGTGTGATGAAATCGATTCCTGCCTACAACGGTTTGCCAATAGCCGGTCATCTCTTGGTGGTAGCGACCGCCGCAATCAGTCTCGGCATGGTCCTTGGGTTCGCGTCGCTGCTTCCCGGGGGCGCGGGAGTGCGTGAGTGGGTGACGTTGATCGTGTTGGGGACGGTGACGGATCCAACCCACGCATTGCTTTGTGTGATCACCGCACGCATCTTGTTCATCGTGGTCGAAAGCGCGATGGCGTTGGTCAGTCATTTCGCCTTGCGTGCGATGTCGCCGGCGTCGGCATGA
- the truB gene encoding tRNA pseudouridine(55) synthase TruB — MDPNGSPTLLGFLPCYKPPGATSRDLVNRAQRRLRGELRIRKLKVGHTGTLDPLAEGLVLLAIGSATRLTPWVLQHGKRYTADFRLGVSSESGDLESPLKEQKDVSYPAEQELRAALEPFHGVVEQVPPAHSAIKVDGQRAHQRARRGESVEMPTRRILIDAVKLLSYEPPMMRLDVRCGSGTYLRTLGMDIAKACGCDAVMTKLVRTEVGRFTLQDTLDCEFMFDENDREKPPARPMQTYLRTSMEGLTHLPMMPLNADEVRRVRDGLLISGNPESPPEPLPKEWQESMDLVDTFDRNTDGRDCVAVDRSVGAPLGELVAILRPQGKLWHPLRVFPSVESITLRG, encoded by the coding sequence ATGGACCCCAATGGATCTCCCACCTTGCTCGGTTTTTTGCCTTGCTACAAACCACCGGGGGCGACGTCGCGTGATTTGGTCAATCGTGCACAGCGTCGGCTGCGAGGGGAACTTCGAATTCGGAAACTGAAAGTCGGGCACACCGGGACGCTCGACCCTTTGGCCGAAGGTCTTGTGCTGCTCGCGATCGGGTCCGCGACGCGACTCACGCCGTGGGTCTTGCAACACGGCAAACGCTACACCGCAGACTTTCGTTTGGGGGTCAGCAGCGAGTCCGGTGACCTGGAGTCGCCCTTGAAAGAGCAGAAAGATGTGAGCTATCCGGCGGAACAGGAACTCCGCGCTGCACTCGAACCTTTTCACGGGGTGGTTGAGCAGGTTCCGCCTGCGCACTCGGCCATCAAGGTCGACGGCCAAAGAGCTCACCAAAGAGCACGCCGTGGTGAAAGCGTCGAGATGCCGACGCGACGGATCCTGATCGATGCGGTGAAACTGCTTTCCTACGAACCGCCGATGATGCGACTGGATGTGCGTTGTGGTTCGGGCACGTATTTGCGGACTTTGGGAATGGACATCGCCAAGGCGTGTGGATGCGATGCCGTGATGACAAAGCTGGTGCGAACCGAAGTCGGGCGTTTCACTCTTCAGGACACGCTGGATTGCGAGTTCATGTTTGACGAGAACGACCGCGAAAAACCTCCGGCTCGGCCCATGCAAACCTATTTGAGAACGTCGATGGAGGGCCTGACCCATCTGCCGATGATGCCATTGAATGCCGACGAGGTCAGACGTGTTCGCGATGGCCTTTTGATCAGTGGGAATCCGGAGTCACCGCCTGAACCGCTTCCAAAGGAATGGCAGGAAAGCATGGATCTTGTCGACACCTTCGATCGCAACACCGACGGGCGGGATTGCGTCGCGGTGGATCGATCGGTGGGGGCTCCGTTGGGCGAACTGGTGGCCATTCTTCGACCCCAAGGAAAATTGTGGCACCCGCTACGAGTGTTTCCGAGCGTGGAATCAATTACGCTACGGGGCTGA
- a CDS encoding DUF3500 domain-containing protein, which produces MNKMRLAVLAFSAVAVFGLAGWKLAASPAEEMQTFATAFLDSLSDEQKAVVVMPYDSPKRVGWHFIPKKERKGLMLEQMSDSQRTAALRLLRAALSEAGYSKANRIMLLEEVLNEMEAGKGTWERNPQRYYVTLFGDVAKAQSDNETPWGLSFEGHHLSLNFVCRGGKLVDSTPQFMATNPAIVKNETSVTLGKGTAVLNQEEQLAFKLVNALDGKQLKVARISKEAPAEIRFAGEPQPKVGEPEGIAYAGLNPDQQALLRDVIAQYVNVAPEEVAKERTEQIQADGWENVHFAWAGALEPGIGHYYRIRGKRFLIEFVNTQADPAGTPANHIHCVYRDLSGDFDLPVAP; this is translated from the coding sequence ATGAACAAAATGCGTCTTGCCGTGCTGGCTTTTTCGGCCGTTGCCGTTTTCGGTCTCGCAGGTTGGAAACTCGCCGCGTCACCCGCCGAAGAAATGCAAACCTTCGCCACGGCGTTCTTGGACTCGCTGTCTGACGAGCAAAAAGCGGTTGTCGTGATGCCCTACGACTCACCCAAACGAGTCGGATGGCACTTCATTCCCAAGAAAGAACGCAAGGGTTTGATGTTGGAACAGATGAGCGATTCACAACGCACCGCGGCGTTGCGATTGCTGCGTGCGGCGTTGAGCGAGGCGGGCTACAGCAAAGCCAATCGCATCATGTTGCTCGAAGAAGTTCTCAATGAAATGGAAGCCGGCAAGGGCACATGGGAACGCAATCCACAGCGTTATTACGTCACCCTGTTTGGCGACGTTGCGAAGGCTCAATCGGACAACGAAACGCCATGGGGTTTGTCGTTCGAAGGACACCATCTGTCGTTGAATTTCGTATGCCGCGGTGGCAAGTTGGTCGACTCAACGCCCCAATTCATGGCCACCAACCCCGCAATCGTCAAAAACGAAACCAGCGTGACGTTGGGCAAAGGCACCGCCGTGTTGAACCAAGAGGAACAGCTTGCGTTCAAACTGGTCAACGCTTTGGACGGCAAGCAATTGAAAGTGGCCCGCATCAGCAAAGAGGCACCCGCTGAAATCCGATTCGCGGGCGAACCGCAGCCGAAGGTTGGTGAGCCAGAGGGCATCGCCTACGCCGGACTGAACCCCGATCAACAAGCCCTGCTTCGTGACGTGATTGCCCAGTATGTGAACGTGGCACCAGAGGAAGTCGCCAAAGAACGCACCGAGCAGATTCAAGCGGATGGCTGGGAAAACGTTCACTTCGCCTGGGCGGGTGCCTTGGAACCCGGCATCGGTCACTACTACCGAATTCGCGGCAAGCGTTTCTTGATTGAATTCGTCAACACGCAAGCTGACCCAGCAGGAACCCCCGCGAATCACATCCACTGCGTCTACCGCGACCTATCGGGCGACTTCGATTTGCCCGTCGCTCCGTAA
- a CDS encoding PAS and helix-turn-helix domain-containing protein yields the protein MREELQSIDWLKLFDLEPDVGMTVIEDNGQIIHFNQAALKLFGVEDDGLANRNLNDVFSEEYVQERMTWVRDVLDNNRPLRATHIYCGRMLVSSFYPHRHEQRNFAIVLTRLDGILPDGDIKDTQSQYIDLGPLSVLSPRELEVLVLLGQGNSVPEVSRLLFRSPRTIERHKTEIGHKLGVSSIAQLTRLVAQAGLRPEHLPLQRFNAVPRPHNCTPDLLPVNSDAPSSPA from the coding sequence ATGCGCGAAGAGCTGCAATCCATCGACTGGCTAAAACTTTTCGATCTCGAACCCGACGTTGGGATGACAGTGATCGAAGACAACGGCCAAATCATCCATTTCAACCAAGCCGCCCTGAAACTCTTCGGAGTGGAGGACGACGGGCTTGCGAATCGAAACCTGAACGATGTCTTCAGCGAAGAATACGTCCAGGAACGCATGACCTGGGTTCGCGACGTATTGGACAACAACCGCCCCCTGCGGGCCACGCATATTTATTGTGGCCGAATGTTGGTGTCCTCGTTTTATCCGCACCGTCACGAGCAGCGGAACTTCGCAATCGTGCTGACGCGACTCGATGGCATCCTGCCAGACGGTGACATTAAAGACACCCAGAGCCAGTACATCGACCTTGGTCCGCTTTCGGTACTCAGCCCTCGCGAACTCGAGGTGCTGGTGTTGTTGGGTCAGGGCAATAGCGTCCCCGAAGTTTCCCGTCTGCTGTTCCGCAGTCCTCGAACCATCGAGCGGCACAAGACCGAGATCGGTCACAAATTAGGTGTCTCTTCGATTGCACAGCTCACGCGTCTGGTTGCGCAAGCCGGCCTGCGTCCGGAGCACCTACCGCTTCAACGCTTCAACGCCGTCCCCAGACCCCACAACTGCACTCCGGATTTACTTCCGGTCAACTCCGACGCTCCATCATCACCGGCCTAG